CCAGAAGGTCACCACCACCGTCGCCATGGACTTCGGCCGCATCACCATCAGGTCGGGGCTCTCCCTCTACCTGTTCGGCACACCCGGGCAGGACCGGTTCTGGTTCCTGTGGGACGAGTTGGCGCAGGGGGCCCTGGGTGCCGTCGTCCTCGCGGACACGAGGCGACTGCAGGACTGTTTCCCGGCCGTGGACTACTTCGAGCACCGGCACATCCCCTTCGTGGTCGCCGTCAACTGCTTCTCGGAGGCGCGCGCCCACGGTGCCCAGGACGTCTCACGCGCCCTCGACCTCGACCAGGGCACCCCCGTGGTCCTCTGCGACGCCAGGGACCGGGACTCCGGCAAGGAGGTGCTGATACGGCTCGTCGAGTACGCGGGACGGATGCACACCGCCCGGCTGCTCGACTCCGTGAGCTGAGCCGACGGCAACACGCCTGACCCTGGCCGGATCCTGTGCCTTGACACCGCTGTTTCGGGTGGGGAAGCACCCGTTGTCGCTGTTCGCGCGGAAGGACCGGCATGCCTTGTCGGTCATCTTCCCTGCCATGTTCCGATCCTGCTTGCTCCGACCGCGGCAGTGGGGAAGGCTGAATCGTCGGATCCTCCGCGTCCGGGGGAACGACGAAACGGGGAGTGCGAAGACGATGTCGCAGAACGCGGGGCTCGGTTGGCTGCTGGACGACCTGACCGAGCGCGTGGAACCCATACGGCACGCGCTGGTCCTGTCCAACGACGGGCTGGTCACCGCGGCCAGCACCGGCCTGAGGCGCGAGGACTCCGAGCACCTGGCCGCGGTCTCGTCGGGTCTGCACAGTCTCGCCAAGGGCTCGGGTCGCCACTTCGGCGCCGGTGACGTACGGCAGACGATGATCGAGTTCGACGACGCGGTGCTCTTCGTCACCGCCGCCGGGCCGGGC
The DNA window shown above is from Streptomyces akebiae and carries:
- a CDS encoding roadblock/LC7 domain-containing protein, which codes for MSQNAGLGWLLDDLTERVEPIRHALVLSNDGLVTAASTGLRREDSEHLAAVSSGLHSLAKGSGRHFGAGDVRQTMIEFDDAVLFVTAAGPGSCLCVLSAAEADIGQIAYEMTLLVNRVGEHLRVDARHPERSAAMDR
- a CDS encoding GTP-binding protein, whose product is MLSEHSDETDGDTGALALKILVAGGFGVGKTTLVGAVSEIKPLRTEELLSEVGQSVDDTDGVDQKVTTTVAMDFGRITIRSGLSLYLFGTPGQDRFWFLWDELAQGALGAVVLADTRRLQDCFPAVDYFEHRHIPFVVAVNCFSEARAHGAQDVSRALDLDQGTPVVLCDARDRDSGKEVLIRLVEYAGRMHTARLLDSVS